Proteins from one Tetrapisispora phaffii CBS 4417 chromosome 8, complete genome genomic window:
- the TPHA0H02710 gene encoding uncharacterized protein (similar to Saccharomyces cerevisiae LDB19 (YOR322C); ancestral locus Anc_7.75), which translates to MSALSKLITLPLSGKKKNEAKKASLKATKKKNHNSIPVELIIDIESPPCVLYGNANESTGCLLSGLLTVKVKDLIAKTKNSTVNKLTSLNVRSLKLSFIQRVSYNKPFSQGPSTVINCKDCNTRKQVLKTWNIVENSTTLDSGSTQIFPFSHLISGKSTVTCYLGSNSDTKVRYELIASIRYFDNSENSQSKNLEPKLVTVKLPIMLTRSILRGPDKNSLRVFPPTNLTTAAVLPSVVYPKSTFPLEMKLEGISGEDTRWRMRKLSYRIEETVRIRNNVCEKHVEDLKVLENVVKEKEVQKSKKPPNPIKRYGDLAPQVRLSVNTIGGSSSSHNNGARSALNTPQSVANNSGDRDEDDEEMENSSTFVHPNDDVARQEILQQRQRIRKEEIEAELQNETSLFTEEVRIIAEGIMKSGWKTDFNESGKIEIVTDIDCSSLNSGVSNSITHASSEYLENEMPKAKSVNVSCDIQDPVLGINVSHILSVEMVVAEEALQYKNGQPVRHSNSSAVGDSASKNSSADQRLAELSPMLANRNSNRRKNLASTALSKVASINSNNDNKDNSSDVPIVGGDSSSKTVGIPTGAARVLRMQFRVNVTERSGLGISWDEEVPPIYQNVSFVSPPSYDNLDGVSTRHAGSESAVYDNSEMIPLNSTDFKYSTLDLERPVQIYNQASTNALSAIQSLPLESVESIDGSDPTYHNSLTPRQTRDIRIPTISEVIDTDKITQ; encoded by the coding sequence ATGTCCGCCCTTAGCAAACTGATCACTCTACCTTTATCAGGtaagaagaagaatgaAGCTAAAAAAGCATCTTTGAAAGCAACTAAGAAAAAGAATCACAACTCCATTCCGGTGGAATTAATTATAGATATAGAGTCTCCTCCCTGTGTATTATATGGTAATGCGAACGAATCAACTGGTTGTCTTCTTAGTGGACTATTGACAGTTAAGGTAAAAGATTTGATtgcaaaaacaaaaaattcaacGGTAAATAAGTTGACATCCCTGAATGTCCGATCTTTGAAATTATCATTCATACAAAGAGTAAGCTATAATAAACCGTTTTCACAAGGCCCCTCGACAGTTATCAATTGTAAAGACTGTAATACACGTAAACAAGTGTTAAAAACATGGAATATAGTAGAAAACTCCACGACTTTGGATAGTGGTTCAACACAGATATTCCCATTTTCACACTTAATATCTGGAAAATCAACAGTGACTTGTTATTTAGGTTCAAATTCAGACACAAAAGTAAGATATGAACTAATTGCATCAATACGCTATTTCGATAATAGTGAAAACTCACAATCAAAAAACTTAGAGCCTAAACTTGTCACAGTTAAATTGCCAATAATGTTGACAAGAAGCATATTAAGAGGTCCAGATAAAAACTCATTGAGAGTATTTCCTCCGACAAATTTAACTACTGCAGCAGTGTTGCCGAGTGTTGTATATCCAAAATCAACATTCCCATTAGAGATGAAATTAGAAGGTATATCTGGTGAGGATACCAGATGGAGAATGAGAAAATTAAGTTATCGAATTGAAGAGACTGTAAGGATAAGAAACAATGTTTGTGAAAAGCATGTAGAAGACTTGAAAGTCCTAGAAAATGTTGTTAAGGAGAAGGAAGTacaaaaatcaaaaaaaccACCTAACCCAATTAAAAGATATGGTGATTTAGCACCTCAAGTTCGTCTTTCTGTTAATACAATTGGTGGATCGTCAAGTAGCCATAATAATGGCGCTAGATCTGCATTAAATACACCTCAATCAGTAGCAAACAACTCCGGTGATAgagatgaagatgatgaagaaatggAAAATTCATCAACATTTGTTCATCCCAACGATGATGTAGCAAGGCAAGAGATACTACAACAGAGACAAAGAATAcgaaaagaagaaatagaagCAGAATTACAAAATGAAACGTCACTTTTTACTGAGGAAGTGAGAATAATAGCAGAAGGTATTATGAAAAGTGGTTGGAAAACAGATTTTAACGAAAGTGgcaaaattgaaatagtAACAGATATTGATTGTAGTTCCTTAAATTCCGGTGTTTCTAATTCAATAACACACGCTTCTTCTGAATACCTCGAAAATGAAATGCCAAAGGCGAAATCTGTCAACGTTTCTTGTGATATTCAAGATCCAGTTTTAGGCATTAACGTCAGTCATATTCTATCAGTTGAAATGGTAGTGGCAGAGGAAGCCTTGCAATATAAAAATGGACAACCTGTTAGGCATTCAAACTCTTCCGCTGTTGGTGATTCAGCATCTAAAAATAGTAGTGCTGATCAGAGACTAGCAGAATTATCGCCAATGTTAGCAAACAGAAATAGTAATAGAAGAAAAAACCTTGCTTCCACTGCTTTATCAAAGGTTGCCTCGattaatagtaataatgacaataagGACAATAGCAGTGATGTGCCTATAGTTGGTGGTGATAGTTCCTCGAAGACGGTAGGTATCCCAACTGGTGCTGCTCGTGTATTAAGAATGCAATTCAGAGTAAATGTCACCGAAAGATCAGGATTAGGTATTTCATGGGATGAAGAGGTTCCGCCTATATACCAAAATGTTAGCTTTGTTTCCCCACCTAGTTATGACAACTTAGATGGAGTGTCTACTCGACATGCCGGTTCCGAGTCGGCAGTCTATGATAATTCAGAAATGATCCCTTTAAATTCAACTGATTTTAAGTATTCAACTTTGGATCTAGAGCGTCCCGTTCAGATATATAACCAAGCCTCAACGAATGCATTATCTGCAATACAATCATTGCCATTAGAATCTGTAGAAAGCATTGATGGGAGTGACCCAACATACCATAATTCATTGACTCCGCGTCAAACTAGAGATATAAGAATTCCAACTATTTCGGAAGTAATCGACACAGATAAAATTACCCAATAA